A window from Gossypium raimondii isolate GPD5lz chromosome 7, ASM2569854v1, whole genome shotgun sequence encodes these proteins:
- the LOC105790798 gene encoding uncharacterized protein LOC105790798, translated as MASPNQQGDSPSPSSSTSVDWRRRILIPTILAGVAGGGVGLVSKHRKVYGLANISATYATNFAIVTGCYCGAREFVTATRKTGPDDLLNSAIAGFGTGAILGRLQGGQFGAYRYSLIFAVVGTAVDFAALKLRPKLHDFSESMFDKSSSLKLPEWSPIQVLDEEALAAKRAREEKLYGQRKALNKEES; from the exons ATGGCATCCCCAAACCAACAAGGAGACTCcccatcaccatcatcatcaaccTCCGTGGACTGGCGGCGTCGGATATTGATCCCGACGATCCTTGCAG GAGTTGCCGGTGGAGGCGTTGGGTTGGTGTCAAAGCATCGGAAAGTGTACGGCCTCGCTAATATTTCAGCTACTTACGCCACTAATTTCGCTATTGTCACCGGCTGCTATTGTG GAGCACGGGAGTTTGTAACAGCTACTCGTAAAACCGGACCTGATGATCTACTGAATTCTGCAATAGCTGGATTTGGTACCGGTGCTATACTGGGTCGTCTTCAAG GTGGTCAATTCGGTGCTTATCGCTATTCACTCATCTTTGCTGTTGTTGGGACAGCAGTCGATTTTGCTGCACTTAAGTTAAGACCTAAATTACACGACTTCAGTGAATCTATGTTTGACAAGAGCAGTTCGTTGAAATTGCCCGAATGGTCTCCTATACAAGTGCTAGATGAAGAAGCACTTGCTGCAAAACGAGCTCGAGAAGAAAAACTGTATGGACAAAGAAAAGCTCTAAACAAAGAAGAATCGTGA
- the LOC105790785 gene encoding ethylene-responsive transcription factor-like protein At4g13040, whose amino-acid sequence MVSLRRRKLLGLCSGKSSFLSPLSRFFCNGNPPESSSQNAKSISVHPMPSDSVNHIHGKSIVKVESGSPNVSGSSKEPHYQPFSGQTIKRRKRHRRKHVQNQEPCLMRGVYFKNMKWQAAIKVDKKQIHLGTVGSQEEAARLYDRAAFMCGREPNFELPEEEKRELSRFKWDEFLAYTRRSITNKKYKQRLGVEPQKRSEPVIENSDQDSKRGADSSSASEEVGPDT is encoded by the exons ATGGTGAGCTTACGGAGACGGAAGCTTCTTGGACTCTGCTCTG GGAAGAGTTCGTTTCTCAGTCCACTTTCTAGATTCTTTTGTAACGGAAATCCACCGGAAAGTTCGAGTCAAAATGCAAAATCAATCAGTGTGCATCCCATGCCCTCAGATTCTGTCAACCATATTCATGGG AAAAGCATTGTTAAGGTTGAGTCTGGATCACCAAATGTTTCTGGTTCATCAAAAGAGCCTCATTATCAACCTTTTTCAG GGCAAACGATTAAGCGGAGGAAAAGGCATAGGAGGAAGCATGTTCAAAACCAAGAACCGTGTCTCATGAGGGGTGTATacttcaaaaatatgaaatggcAGGCTGCAATAAAAGTTGACAAGAAGCAGATTCACTTAGGGACTGTTGGTTCGCAAGAAGAAGCTGCTCGTTTATATGATAG AGCTGCATTCATGTGCGGAAGGGAACCGAACTTTGAGCTTCCTGAGGAGGAAAAGCGAGAGCTTAGTAGATTCAAGTGGGATGAGTTCTTGGCATACACTCGTCGTTCGATTACCAACAAAA AATACAAGCAAAGACTCGGGGTCGAACCCCAGAAGAGGTCCGAACCTGTAATAGAGAACAGCGACCAGGACAGCAAACGAGGAGCCGATAGCTCCTCGGCTTCTGAAGAGGTAGGGCCAGATACTTAA